A portion of the bacterium genome contains these proteins:
- a CDS encoding response regulator transcription factor, whose product MKRQYTVLIIEDDESLMLGLEENLNVAGYRVLTASNGAAGLKLAMDRKPDLILLDLNLPDLGGYEICKNLREQRHPAAVIMLTARKEEADKLRGFELGADDYVTKPFSVKELLARVTAILMRSDRKVEKGAQFRFGDYVLDMDTRTMTCKGKVVELTRTEFDLLAYMLANEGKSLSREALLRDVWGTEYYGTQRSLDTFVAMLRAKIEKKSNAPRHILTVHGVGYKFCSSG is encoded by the coding sequence ATGAAACGACAATATACCGTATTGATCATTGAGGATGACGAGTCGTTGATGCTGGGGTTGGAGGAAAACCTCAATGTGGCAGGCTACCGCGTGTTAACCGCCTCAAACGGGGCGGCCGGTCTCAAACTTGCAATGGATCGAAAGCCTGATCTGATTTTACTCGACCTCAACCTGCCTGATCTGGGCGGTTATGAGATCTGCAAGAACCTGAGGGAGCAACGTCACCCGGCTGCGGTCATCATGTTAACCGCCCGGAAAGAGGAGGCAGACAAATTGCGCGGGTTTGAGTTGGGGGCAGATGACTATGTGACGAAGCCTTTCAGTGTAAAAGAACTGCTGGCGCGGGTGACTGCCATTTTGATGCGCTCGGATCGCAAGGTTGAAAAAGGGGCCCAGTTCCGGTTTGGCGATTATGTGCTGGATATGGATACCCGGACGATGACCTGTAAGGGGAAGGTCGTTGAGTTGACCCGTACGGAATTTGATTTGTTGGCTTACATGCTCGCCAACGAGGGGAAATCGCTGTCGCGCGAGGCCTTGTTGCGGGATGTGTGGGGGACGGAATATTACGGAACGCAGCGTTCGCTGGATACCTTTGTGGCGATGCTGCGCGCCAAGATCGAGAAGAAGTCAAATGCCCCGCGCCATATTCTGACGGTGCACGGGGTGGGGTATAAATTTTGCAGTAGTGGTTGA
- a CDS encoding carboxypeptidase-like regulatory domain-containing protein gives MISRNHNLNRNPAIIFFLFCGLSALSATNAPLALRYARIYERELAGERTGLVADYRALFSDTRETDKELAEKSLYRIGVCEKKAGQLKQARLVWRGLVEDFPLSDPAVSSARDALKALEWEMDRIVIAGKVCSGQLAEGSGIEKSIVFAGEWGSEPPVVTGLDGGFRMGRRAAGQLPDGRSYGLIYAAHPSRSLVGADVWFGGGVTGITVSLAAPVAFAGKVVDRSGNPVAGVRVYVTGYKAVPGGPTAPVYTVPMPVTRLISPVWSGANGAFSVEGLPAGLGYELATETHDYRVIMEGAASGNTEVLTEPPAAFSNLLATITWLRGHPETGAPLRWDDLRGRVVVFHFGSAYGEASVRAQYPEEGGVLSRLMELYGPQAVWCLWLLPEGEGRGDAAQLALGLYPEIPVGSGSWEVGREPWAERGPWAVSGGQSWNVVMDRNGRMQAVCSDQQVFQAVKKALE, from the coding sequence ATGATTTCTCGTAATCATAATCTTAATCGTAATCCCGCAATCATATTTTTCTTGTTCTGCGGGCTTTCCGCCCTTTCGGCCACCAATGCGCCCCTTGCGTTGCGCTATGCCCGGATCTATGAACGTGAGCTGGCCGGGGAGCGCACGGGCCTGGTGGCAGACTATCGCGCCCTTTTTTCTGACACCCGGGAGACTGACAAGGAACTGGCTGAAAAAAGTCTCTACCGGATTGGGGTGTGTGAGAAAAAAGCAGGACAGTTGAAGCAGGCACGTTTGGTGTGGCGGGGTCTTGTGGAGGATTTTCCGTTAAGTGACCCGGCGGTCTCATCTGCTCGTGATGCGCTTAAAGCACTTGAGTGGGAGATGGATCGGATTGTGATTGCGGGGAAAGTGTGCAGTGGGCAGTTGGCGGAGGGCAGCGGGATTGAAAAGAGTATCGTCTTTGCTGGTGAATGGGGGAGTGAACCCCCTGTAGTGACCGGTCTGGATGGCGGGTTCCGTATGGGGCGGCGAGCGGCGGGACAATTGCCCGATGGGCGAAGTTATGGCCTGATTTACGCGGCGCATCCGTCACGATCCCTTGTCGGGGCGGATGTCTGGTTTGGCGGCGGAGTGACGGGCATAACGGTATCGCTGGCCGCGCCTGTTGCCTTTGCCGGGAAGGTGGTGGATCGTTCCGGGAATCCGGTTGCTGGCGTCCGAGTCTACGTGACAGGATACAAGGCAGTCCCAGGTGGTCCGACTGCGCCGGTCTATACGGTCCCTATGCCCGTGACGCGGCTGATTTCTCCAGTATGGTCCGGCGCCAATGGTGCGTTCAGTGTGGAGGGACTCCCTGCAGGATTGGGGTATGAACTGGCCACCGAAACGCACGATTATCGCGTGATCATGGAAGGCGCCGCGTCCGGAAACACAGAGGTTTTGACCGAGCCACCGGCCGCGTTCAGCAACCTGCTTGCCACCATCACCTGGCTTAGAGGACACCCGGAAACGGGCGCCCCTTTGCGATGGGATGATTTGCGGGGACGCGTCGTCGTCTTTCATTTTGGGTCCGCTTACGGGGAGGCCTCGGTGCGGGCCCAGTATCCTGAGGAAGGAGGGGTCTTGTCCCGCCTGATGGAATTGTATGGACCGCAGGCGGTCTGGTGCCTGTGGCTGTTGCCTGAAGGCGAAGGGAGGGGTGACGCCGCCCAGTTGGCGTTGGGACTCTATCCGGAAATTCCCGTGGGCAGCGGATCGTGGGAGGTAGGCCGTGAGCCTTGGGCGGAACGTGGGCCGTGGGCCGTAAGCGGGGGACAAAGCTGGAATGTGGTGATGGACCGGAATGGGAGGATGCAGGCCGTCTGTTCTGACCAGCAGGTGTTCCAGGCGGTAAAAAAGGCTTTGGAATAA
- a CDS encoding HAMP domain-containing sensor histidine kinase: protein MRREIKLIIWVFVLVVGPALTLSFLAARVLESWQIVLQKRMAGEAGHVLEGAVATWEHELAALRLAPESPAGQSKPASRWLVHAAGLSLRHQWVEGVYVYQPGSGLLYPPVESVVSRFEPTAPNGEMELLLNEGGTHLERGETNAAIDCFEGVVSGFDRAKPSISRDPDEGFFYDLVALRRLVELYEGEGQAARAAVIRARLLERVLNRYDELVPLQRESLIEWISGEMAKGQWLMGNGQEPALSTALGAQWRERMRGRQLGEAERAEWVGGFRMMESTIPDAGWSTLRMRQANVLITKITQPGAPAIFLALEFNENRLTEHLNILFALSADKTELRVQCRTQKNEPDGPILASRQLPPPFEAMAVIATPENVQAFVANARLQTWLYRGGGVLLLMSVVAGVWLVWREAAREIQQARERSDFAATVSHDLRTPLSSMRMLAESMYMGNVTDEGKRKKFLGAIIKESDRLSRLTDRALYFIRYGQGALRYQFTEGDLASVVREVVEAFAVGVGGKVKVIGSEALAGAGENERIVIGINMAQELPPVRFDVGAMEQVVYNLLDNAVKYSFKDKAVLIEVRLMAQAGAMVLTVQDHGVGMTPDELRHIMKPYVRGKTAGRQNARGLGLGLALCQHVVQAHGGRIQIQSEAGNGSIFCIILPG, encoded by the coding sequence TTGAGACGGGAAATCAAACTGATTATATGGGTGTTTGTCCTCGTGGTAGGGCCTGCCCTTACGTTGTCTTTTTTGGCCGCACGGGTCCTGGAAAGCTGGCAGATTGTCCTGCAGAAACGGATGGCGGGCGAGGCGGGTCACGTCCTTGAGGGGGCGGTGGCTACCTGGGAGCATGAGCTTGCCGCCCTTCGCCTTGCTCCAGAATCACCGGCCGGCCAGTCTAAACCCGCCAGCAGATGGCTGGTGCACGCCGCCGGATTATCACTTCGGCATCAATGGGTGGAGGGTGTTTATGTTTATCAGCCCGGATCCGGCTTGCTGTATCCCCCCGTTGAATCTGTTGTCAGTCGCTTCGAGCCCACCGCCCCGAATGGTGAAATGGAGTTGCTGCTGAATGAGGGCGGAACTCACTTAGAAAGAGGCGAAACCAATGCCGCAATTGATTGTTTTGAGGGCGTCGTCAGCGGTTTTGACAGAGCAAAACCCTCCATTTCAAGGGATCCTGATGAGGGTTTCTTTTATGACCTGGTTGCGCTCAGGAGACTGGTGGAGCTCTATGAGGGGGAGGGGCAGGCGGCACGGGCAGCGGTGATCCGGGCGCGCCTGCTTGAGCGAGTGTTGAACCGGTACGATGAACTGGTTCCGCTCCAACGCGAGTCGCTGATTGAATGGATATCCGGGGAAATGGCTAAGGGTCAGTGGCTAATGGGCAATGGTCAGGAGCCGGCGCTGTCCACTGCGTTAGGGGCTCAGTGGCGGGAGCGGATGAGGGGGCGACAGCTGGGGGAGGCTGAGCGGGCAGAATGGGTGGGCGGGTTTCGCATGATGGAGTCCACCATTCCTGATGCAGGGTGGAGCACGCTACGCATGAGGCAGGCCAATGTGCTTATTACCAAAATCACGCAACCGGGTGCGCCTGCCATTTTCTTGGCTTTGGAGTTTAATGAGAACCGTTTGACGGAGCATCTGAACATCCTGTTTGCACTTAGTGCCGATAAGACCGAGCTTCGCGTGCAGTGCAGGACGCAGAAAAATGAGCCTGATGGCCCGATACTGGCGTCGCGCCAATTGCCCCCGCCGTTTGAGGCAATGGCGGTGATCGCTACTCCTGAAAATGTGCAGGCATTCGTGGCTAATGCCCGATTGCAGACCTGGCTCTATCGGGGGGGCGGGGTCTTGCTGCTGATGAGCGTGGTGGCCGGTGTTTGGCTGGTGTGGCGCGAAGCGGCCCGGGAAATTCAGCAGGCGCGCGAGAGGAGTGATTTTGCGGCCACCGTCTCTCATGATTTAAGAACCCCGCTTTCTTCCATGAGAATGCTGGCGGAAAGCATGTATATGGGGAATGTTACTGACGAGGGTAAGCGGAAGAAATTCCTGGGTGCCATTATCAAGGAAAGCGACCGGCTAAGCCGGCTCACTGATCGGGCGCTCTACTTCATCCGCTATGGACAGGGCGCGCTGCGGTACCAATTTACCGAGGGGGATCTGGCGAGTGTCGTCAGAGAGGTGGTTGAGGCCTTTGCCGTAGGGGTAGGCGGGAAGGTCAAGGTGATTGGGAGTGAGGCATTGGCCGGCGCGGGGGAGAATGAGCGGATCGTGATCGGGATAAATATGGCGCAGGAGCTCCCCCCGGTTCGATTTGATGTCGGGGCCATGGAGCAGGTGGTGTATAATCTGCTCGATAATGCGGTAAAATATTCGTTCAAAGATAAAGCCGTGCTGATCGAGGTCCGGTTGATGGCACAGGCGGGAGCCATGGTGCTGACAGTACAAGACCACGGCGTGGGAATGACGCCAGATGAGCTACGTCATATCATGAAGCCTTACGTGCGCGGAAAGACTGCGGGGCGCCAAAATGCCAGAGGGCTCGGGCTCGGGCTGGCACTGTGTCAGCATGTGGTGCAAGCCCATGGCGGCCGCATCCAGATTCAAAGTGAAGCGGGAAACGGGTCGATTTTTTGCATCATCCTGCCGGGGTAG
- a CDS encoding secretin N-terminal domain-containing protein encodes MNTYRYRACLALRLSVGVAWMLAFLPVGGWTQAPEAAPLMAAVQIPGQRPHMISDYHLPGLEKKISLDLLESMDVVDLLKFLSVKAGLNIIIGKDVAGSSKLMIKDVTIGEAMEIVLAANSLAYEIQANIIKVMTDKEYRELYGEGFYERKKAKIIALKSSIPSQMAVLLEQVKSPMGKIVYDDGTGNLVLIDTPEKIREMEDVISRAELPSFQRAYPTVTTNFVLQYALPDKIEPMVTPMLTKIKDASIGQLKVDVRTKTLIVTDLPNVVQKIGDLVAMFDRPQKQVFIEAKIIQVQLSDKMSFGVNWDYLFQGLDPRFSLEPVSKMTTAGGINPLGAASLTGSSLTYHTIAAGSDLNMVVRALATTGKTKLLQNPHIATLDGKEATIKAITTQPYSELQYETGSSNIVGKTYKFVDVGVTLAVTPHINELGFITCDIRPEISAVLSWYDADPLSLEGNSGVPVVHKSYAETSVSVKDGVTIIIAGMIDETQIKKRAQVPFLGSIPLLGVLFRYDETSTENSETIVLLTPRIVTGDKFFERGKDMKKPVKGAIPSMGVTAAEFVQ; translated from the coding sequence ATGAATACATACCGATATAGAGCGTGTCTTGCCCTGCGGTTGAGTGTCGGGGTGGCGTGGATGTTGGCCTTCCTGCCGGTGGGCGGGTGGACTCAGGCACCAGAGGCCGCCCCGCTCATGGCGGCCGTCCAGATTCCGGGTCAACGACCGCATATGATCAGCGACTATCATCTGCCCGGATTGGAGAAAAAGATCTCACTGGATCTGCTGGAGTCCATGGATGTGGTGGATCTGCTGAAGTTTCTCTCGGTCAAGGCCGGCCTGAATATCATCATCGGAAAAGATGTGGCGGGGTCCAGCAAGCTGATGATCAAAGACGTGACGATCGGCGAGGCGATGGAGATTGTCCTGGCGGCGAACAGTCTGGCCTATGAAATTCAGGCCAATATCATCAAGGTCATGACCGATAAGGAGTACCGGGAACTGTACGGGGAAGGCTTCTATGAAAGGAAAAAAGCCAAGATAATTGCACTCAAGTCCTCTATTCCCAGTCAGATGGCGGTGCTTCTTGAGCAGGTGAAGAGCCCAATGGGCAAAATCGTTTATGATGACGGCACGGGAAATCTGGTATTGATCGATACCCCGGAGAAAATCCGGGAGATGGAAGACGTGATCAGCCGCGCCGAACTCCCCTCGTTTCAGCGGGCGTATCCCACGGTGACCACGAATTTTGTGCTGCAATATGCCTTGCCGGATAAAATTGAACCCATGGTTACGCCCATGCTTACGAAAATCAAAGATGCCAGCATCGGGCAGCTCAAAGTGGATGTACGCACCAAAACCCTCATTGTGACAGACCTGCCCAATGTGGTTCAGAAAATCGGGGATCTGGTCGCCATGTTTGACCGGCCCCAGAAACAGGTTTTTATCGAGGCGAAAATCATTCAGGTTCAATTGTCAGATAAAATGAGTTTCGGGGTTAACTGGGATTATCTGTTCCAGGGACTTGATCCGCGTTTTTCGCTGGAACCGGTTTCGAAAATGACTACAGCGGGCGGGATAAATCCGCTTGGGGCCGCGTCGCTTACCGGAAGCAGCTTGACGTATCACACCATCGCCGCAGGATCGGATTTGAACATGGTGGTGAGAGCCCTGGCCACAACAGGCAAAACAAAATTACTTCAGAACCCTCATATTGCCACGTTGGATGGCAAGGAGGCGACGATCAAGGCGATTACAACTCAGCCTTATTCTGAGCTGCAATATGAAACCGGAAGTTCAAATATTGTCGGTAAAACCTATAAATTTGTCGATGTCGGTGTCACGCTGGCGGTCACCCCTCACATTAATGAGCTTGGTTTCATCACCTGCGACATTCGGCCCGAAATCAGCGCTGTGCTAAGTTGGTATGATGCCGATCCGTTATCCCTGGAGGGGAATTCCGGTGTTCCGGTGGTCCACAAATCATATGCGGAAACCAGCGTCAGTGTGAAGGACGGAGTGACTATTATTATTGCAGGCATGATCGATGAGACGCAAATTAAGAAGCGCGCTCAAGTTCCGTTTCTAGGCAGCATTCCGCTATTGGGGGTTCTGTTCCGGTACGATGAAACGTCCACGGAAAATTCGGAGACCATTGTCCTGTTGACCCCCCGGATTGTTACCGGAGATAAATTTTTCGAACGTGGCAAGGATATGAAGAAGCCAGTGAAGGGGGCGATCCCTTCGATGGGTGTGACCGCCGCTGAATTTGTGCAATAA